Proteins encoded in a region of the Tubulanus polymorphus chromosome 10, tnTubPoly1.2, whole genome shotgun sequence genome:
- the LOC141911826 gene encoding dual specificity protein phosphatase 19-like has translation MSLLQDIECFNHSRLKSTETHVTFPSGLQTIEGKDSDGRPKVHVLSSTGSGFVRDLQPDLNSGTVLPGLILGSQDVALDYDELQKLKVTHILNVASSVDNAFPKKFTYKRIPILDLPNTNISEHFVDAIQFIDKARSKGGSVLVHCNAGVSRSATIVIAYLMKIERLSYDDAYDLARSARECIRPNDGFVQQLRTYERYLAVKIDR, from the exons ATGAGTTTACTGCAGGATATCGAATGTTTCAATCATTCTCGGCTGAAATCCACCGAGACTCACGTGACGTTCCCGAGCGGTTTACAAACCATCGAAGGTAAAGACAGCGACGGACGACCGAAGGTTCACGTCCTGTCGTCGACTGGGTCGGGTTTCGTACGTGACCTGCAGCCGGATTTAAACTCCGGTACCGTATTACCCGGTCTGATACTCG GTTCGCAGGACGTCGCTTTAGACTACGACgaacttcaaaaactgaagGTCACTCACATCCTGAACGTCGCGTCGTCGGTCGACAACGCGTTCCCGAAGAAATTCACGTACAAACGAATCCCGATTCTCGATCTGCCGAACACGAACATCTCGGAACACTTCGTCGACGCGATTCAGTTCATCGACAAAGCGCGTTCGAAGGGCGGCTCTGTTCTCGTTCACTGCAACGCCGGCGTGTCGCGTTCGGCTACGATCGTCATCGCGTATCTGATGAAGATCGAGCGATTGTCGTACGACGATGCCTACGATCTGGCGCGGTCGGCGCGCGAGTGTATCCGTCCCAACGACGGTTTCGTCCAGCAATTACGAACTTACGAACGGTATCTGGCGGTGAAAATCGACagatga
- the LOC141911825 gene encoding hypoxanthine-guanine phosphoribosyltransferase-like — protein sequence MKERVKKILSRNSMMSSTNNDKKYIRIDDDHPGYPLHLFCVPKHYEDALDHVMVPAGLVNDRIERLATEVITAFNYEPIVALCVLKGGYKFFGDLLDKIKQMNRTMDESIPIAIDFIRLKSYVDDQSCGNVEVIGGDCLSNLTGKNVLVVEDIIDTGNTMKCLLNMLDKYKPKSVKVASLLVKRTDKSIGYRPEYIGFEVPDKFVVGYALDYNEYFRDLSHICVINEHGRQKYAVKDAAAAAAAATAAATTTETN from the exons ATGAAAGAACGCGTAAAGAAAATATTGTCCAGGAATTCGATGATGTCTTCGACTAATAACGATAAGAAATATATTCGC ATCGACGACGATCATCCTGGTTACCCTTTACATTTATTCTGCGTGCCGAAACACTATGAAGATGCTTTAGATCACGTGATGGTACCAGCTGGACTTGTCAATGATAG AATCGAGCGTTTGGCGACCGAAGTGATTACGGCGTTTAACTACGAGCCGATCGTCGCGTTGTGCGTGTTGAAAGGCGGATACAAATTCTTCGGTGATCTGCtcgataaaatcaaacagatgAACCGCACGATGGACGAATCGATTCCGATCGCCATCGATTTCATTCGGCTGAAAAGTTACGTC GATGATCAGTCGTGTGGGAATGTGGAGGTTATCGGAGGTGACTGTCTCTCAAACTTAACTGGAAAG AACGTTTTAGTGGTGGAAGATATCATTGACACCGGCAACACGATGAAATGTCTGCTGAACATGTTAGATAAATATAAGCCAAAATCTGTCAAGGTCGCCAG TTTACTCGTCAAACGTACGGATAAAAGTATCGGATACAGACCTGAAT atATTGGTTTCGAAGTGCCTGATAAATTTGTGGTTGGCTACGCTTTAGACTATAACGAATACTTCAGAGATTTAAGC CATATATGCGTTATCAACGAACATGGCCGTCAAAAATATGCGGTTAAAGatgcggcagcagcagcagcagcagcgacgGCGGCGGCCACCACCACCGAGACAAATTGA
- the LOC141911915 gene encoding uncharacterized protein LOC141911915 isoform X1 translates to MKMGTSSTELLRDRSKTYVKESFISYDDLFKIHYTRPEDMTGASRLRQHDNLQKQIRAFEKLTRHAVNKISGDALYRMLQTLTRGVPNMRGARITHKPLLPNNNRIVSFKQLRHLVATLDETKRKGIQKEEVDHVIRYFRNLFKDLQFLKKLKTYFDERIYCCLYEYFYDPTDLDLLIYSSDNDDANDDETDDFVDSGHSSSMRSDADESPIKTASYYDKYSRAKKNSPSSGAAAAAASASLGSETTVEGPPNKIQEKQKLLFVVRKLNTVNRNWDAVLSEEEIDYRSFDEDSVHDLIQFKDVAHFEPVFRVVFDVFVKCHKSLELARTWWTLADIVYDTPLAGARTAQIEFDRKMKLLKSRIKKANDDIRKDEHVLLVYENDLTTLRKRENRVDSLDKNCTDLVDRKTRAQKDYNSVVKRREDLKIEIENTVQGTSRYNDLCMELRNIEVDMIEKYQHFKLLKYQFDILERDYHVELEVRPNFIRFTDHVQAKINDLTRNLTEKKLNRRDLEKSHELLRTNYEIMRDVITRYAVASSPERPLVDENESSPEPTPPAVADDEAIVDDVTEDTATDFEKPSFFITQAEASVLTAPPSDEEENEANDGDVDDENDDDEHVVRRKRIVQEKRNVFDHSKPLGQQDYFVPKAEKN, encoded by the exons ATGAAGATGGGAACTTCGTCGACTGAATTGCTACGAGATCGCAGTAAAACTTACGTAAAAGAGTCGTTCATTTCATACGacgatttattcaaaatacattAC ACACGGCCAGAAGACATGACGGGAGCGAGCCGTCTGCGACAACACGACAACCTACAAAAACAAATCCGCGCCTTCGAGAAACTGACGCGACACGCCGTCAACAAAATATCCGGCGACGCCCTCTATCGCATGCTACAGACACTAACGCGAGGCGTACCGAACATGCGCGGCGCCAGAATCACCCACAAACCCCTGCTGCCCAACAATAACAGAATCGTCTCGTTCAAACAACTGCGCCACCTGGTGGCGACCTTGGACGAAACTAAACGGAAAGGCATTCAAAAAGAGGAGGTCGACCACGTGATTCGTTACTTCCGGAATCTGTTCAAAGATTTGCAGTTTTTGAAGAAACTGAAAACATATTTCGACGAAAGAatctattgttgtttgtaCGAGTATTTCTACGACCCGACTGACCTCGATTTGCTCATCTATTCGTCGGATAACGATGACGCGAACGATGATGAAACCGATGATTTCGTAGACAGCGGTCATTCGTCGTCGATGCGTAGCGACGCGGACGAATCGCCGATCAAAACCGCGTCGTATTACGACAAGTATTCGCGCGCGAAGAAAAATAGCCCGTCATCTGGagctgccgccgccgccgccagcGCGAGCCTCGGTTCCGAAACGACGGTAGAAGGGCCGCCGAACAAAATtcaggaaaaacaaaaactattattcgTAGTTCGAAAATTGAACACGGTGAATAGAAATTGGGACGCGGTTTTATCCGAGGAAGAAATCGACTACAGAAGTTTCGATGAGGACAGCGTGCACGATCTGATCCAGTTCAAGGACGTGGCGCATTTCGAGCCGGTTTTCCGGGTGGTTTTCGACGTGTTCGTCAAGTGTCACAAATCGCTCGAACTGGCGCGAACCTGGTGGACGCTGGCCGATATCGTCTACGACACGCCGCTCGCCGGGGCTCGAACCGCCCAGATCGAGTTCGATCGAAAAATGAAGCTTCTGAAATCGCGCATCAAAAAGGCGAACGACGATATTCGCAAAGACGAGCACGTTCTTTTGGTTTACGAGAACGATTTGACGACTTTACGAAAACGCGAGAACAGAGTCGATTCGTTGGATAAGAACTGCACCGATCTGGTCGATCGGAAAACGCGCGCGCAGAAAGATTACAACTCGGTCGTGAAACGTCGCGAAGACTTGAAAATCGAGATCGAAAACACCGTACAGGGAACCAGTCGATACAACGATCTGTGCATGGAACTTCGAAATATCGAAGTCGACATGATCGAGAAGTATCAACATTTCAAACTGttgaaatatcaattcgatATTCTAGAACGCGACTACCACGTCGAGCTGGAAGTGCGGCCCAATTTCATCCGATTCACAGATCACGTGCAAGCGAAAATAAACGACCTCACCCGAAACCTGACGGAGAAAAAGCTCAATCGCCGCGACCTCGAGAAATCGCACGAACTGCTGCGTACTAATTACGAAATAATGCGCGATGTAATTACTAGATACGCAGTCGCTTCGTCACCGGAACGACCTTTGGTGGACGAGAACGAGTCGTCGCCTGAACCAACGCCACCTGCTGTCGCTGACGACGAAGCTATTGTTGATGACGTCACCGAGGACACCGCTACGGACTTTGAGAAAcctagttttttcatcacgCAAGCGGAAGCGTCTGTGCTTACAGCGCCGCCTAGTGACGAGGAGGAGAATGAAGCGAACGATGGCGATGTCGACGATGAAAATGACGATGATGAACATGTCGTCAGGAGAAAACGAATTGTTCAGGAAAAGAGGAACGTGTTCGACCATTCGAAACCACTCGGTCAACAAGATTATTTCGTCCCGAAAGCTGAAAAGAATTAG
- the LOC141911915 gene encoding uncharacterized protein LOC141911915 isoform X2, translated as MDFEEVLATVDDEGNFDAGEISTRPEDMTGASRLRQHDNLQKQIRAFEKLTRHAVNKISGDALYRMLQTLTRGVPNMRGARITHKPLLPNNNRIVSFKQLRHLVATLDETKRKGIQKEEVDHVIRYFRNLFKDLQFLKKLKTYFDERIYCCLYEYFYDPTDLDLLIYSSDNDDANDDETDDFVDSGHSSSMRSDADESPIKTASYYDKYSRAKKNSPSSGAAAAAASASLGSETTVEGPPNKIQEKQKLLFVVRKLNTVNRNWDAVLSEEEIDYRSFDEDSVHDLIQFKDVAHFEPVFRVVFDVFVKCHKSLELARTWWTLADIVYDTPLAGARTAQIEFDRKMKLLKSRIKKANDDIRKDEHVLLVYENDLTTLRKRENRVDSLDKNCTDLVDRKTRAQKDYNSVVKRREDLKIEIENTVQGTSRYNDLCMELRNIEVDMIEKYQHFKLLKYQFDILERDYHVELEVRPNFIRFTDHVQAKINDLTRNLTEKKLNRRDLEKSHELLRTNYEIMRDVITRYAVASSPERPLVDENESSPEPTPPAVADDEAIVDDVTEDTATDFEKPSFFITQAEASVLTAPPSDEEENEANDGDVDDENDDDEHVVRRKRIVQEKRNVFDHSKPLGQQDYFVPKAEKN; from the exons ATGGATTTCGAGGAGGTTTTGGCGACCGTCGACGACGAGGGGAATTTCGATGCTGGAGAAATTTCG ACACGGCCAGAAGACATGACGGGAGCGAGCCGTCTGCGACAACACGACAACCTACAAAAACAAATCCGCGCCTTCGAGAAACTGACGCGACACGCCGTCAACAAAATATCCGGCGACGCCCTCTATCGCATGCTACAGACACTAACGCGAGGCGTACCGAACATGCGCGGCGCCAGAATCACCCACAAACCCCTGCTGCCCAACAATAACAGAATCGTCTCGTTCAAACAACTGCGCCACCTGGTGGCGACCTTGGACGAAACTAAACGGAAAGGCATTCAAAAAGAGGAGGTCGACCACGTGATTCGTTACTTCCGGAATCTGTTCAAAGATTTGCAGTTTTTGAAGAAACTGAAAACATATTTCGACGAAAGAatctattgttgtttgtaCGAGTATTTCTACGACCCGACTGACCTCGATTTGCTCATCTATTCGTCGGATAACGATGACGCGAACGATGATGAAACCGATGATTTCGTAGACAGCGGTCATTCGTCGTCGATGCGTAGCGACGCGGACGAATCGCCGATCAAAACCGCGTCGTATTACGACAAGTATTCGCGCGCGAAGAAAAATAGCCCGTCATCTGGagctgccgccgccgccgccagcGCGAGCCTCGGTTCCGAAACGACGGTAGAAGGGCCGCCGAACAAAATtcaggaaaaacaaaaactattattcgTAGTTCGAAAATTGAACACGGTGAATAGAAATTGGGACGCGGTTTTATCCGAGGAAGAAATCGACTACAGAAGTTTCGATGAGGACAGCGTGCACGATCTGATCCAGTTCAAGGACGTGGCGCATTTCGAGCCGGTTTTCCGGGTGGTTTTCGACGTGTTCGTCAAGTGTCACAAATCGCTCGAACTGGCGCGAACCTGGTGGACGCTGGCCGATATCGTCTACGACACGCCGCTCGCCGGGGCTCGAACCGCCCAGATCGAGTTCGATCGAAAAATGAAGCTTCTGAAATCGCGCATCAAAAAGGCGAACGACGATATTCGCAAAGACGAGCACGTTCTTTTGGTTTACGAGAACGATTTGACGACTTTACGAAAACGCGAGAACAGAGTCGATTCGTTGGATAAGAACTGCACCGATCTGGTCGATCGGAAAACGCGCGCGCAGAAAGATTACAACTCGGTCGTGAAACGTCGCGAAGACTTGAAAATCGAGATCGAAAACACCGTACAGGGAACCAGTCGATACAACGATCTGTGCATGGAACTTCGAAATATCGAAGTCGACATGATCGAGAAGTATCAACATTTCAAACTGttgaaatatcaattcgatATTCTAGAACGCGACTACCACGTCGAGCTGGAAGTGCGGCCCAATTTCATCCGATTCACAGATCACGTGCAAGCGAAAATAAACGACCTCACCCGAAACCTGACGGAGAAAAAGCTCAATCGCCGCGACCTCGAGAAATCGCACGAACTGCTGCGTACTAATTACGAAATAATGCGCGATGTAATTACTAGATACGCAGTCGCTTCGTCACCGGAACGACCTTTGGTGGACGAGAACGAGTCGTCGCCTGAACCAACGCCACCTGCTGTCGCTGACGACGAAGCTATTGTTGATGACGTCACCGAGGACACCGCTACGGACTTTGAGAAAcctagttttttcatcacgCAAGCGGAAGCGTCTGTGCTTACAGCGCCGCCTAGTGACGAGGAGGAGAATGAAGCGAACGATGGCGATGTCGACGATGAAAATGACGATGATGAACATGTCGTCAGGAGAAAACGAATTGTTCAGGAAAAGAGGAACGTGTTCGACCATTCGAAACCACTCGGTCAACAAGATTATTTCGTCCCGAAAGCTGAAAAGAATTAG